In a single window of the Aphelocoma coerulescens isolate FSJ_1873_10779 unplaced genomic scaffold, UR_Acoe_1.0 HiC_scaffold_121, whole genome shotgun sequence genome:
- the LOC138100625 gene encoding estradiol 17-beta-dehydrogenase 11-like: MRGLHTAIVSVFLSQEGRKRPKPYISVSTPGKSCQLQGEHVPARTDWSADCSSSAPLTQCQPRHTGIGTPGAQRGTAGRSSRPGLPPRPVRAVRGGSCENGREQRRALGRAAGKSATCVPLKEIKVQFGPQRSSGKTMHLFLELLLFLATLLYSYLEAFVKLFVPVRRKSLSGELVLITGAGHGVGRATALEFAKRQSRLVLWDINKHGVEETAAECQKLGATVQTFVVDCSKREEIYSAADKVKKEIGDVTILVNNAGVITAADFLSTQDHQIERMFEVNILGHMWTTRAFLPVMMNNNYGHIVTVASAAGHFVIPFMVAYCSSKFAAVGFHKALTEELSALGKDGIKTTCLCPVFINTGFVKNPTVRLGKILEIEEVVEALMEGIVTNQKMVFVPSNQSVGLLLERVFPERALNLLRKMTDVKFDAVIGQRSTQ; encoded by the exons ATGAGGGGTTTGCACACCGCTATCGTCTCTGTTTTCCTCAGCCAAGAGGGCAGAAAACGCCCTAAACCCTACATTTCTGTATCCACGCCCGGCAAGTCCTGTCAACTGCAGGGCGAACATGTTCCTGCTAGGACAGATTGGAGTGCAGACTGCAGCTCCTCCGCACCgctcacccagtgccagcccaggCACACCGGCATAGGGACACCGGGAGCTCAGCGTGGGACAGCTGGGCGGAGCAGCCGCCCCGGGCTCCCGCCCCGGCCGGTGCGGGCGGTGCGGGGTGGATCCTGCGAAAATGGACGGGAGCAGCGGCGCGCGCTAGGAAGGGCAGCGGGTAAATCAGCAACCTGCGTCCCCTTAAAAGAGATTAAAGTTCAGTTCGGTCCTCAAAGGAGCTCCGGGAAAACAATGCATCTGTTTCTGGAGCTTCTCCTGTTCCTGGCCACGCTCCTCTACTCCTACCTGGAGGCTTTTGTGAAGCTGTTCGTGCCTGTGAGGAGAAAGTCTCTCAGCGGGGAGCTGGTGCTTATCACGGGCGCTGGCCATGGCGTCGGGAGAGCGACCGCCTTGGAGTTCGCCAAGCGCCAGAGCAGGCTGGTTCTGTGGGACATCAATAAG CATGGCGTTGaggagacagcagcagaatGCCAGAAGCTGGGAGCCACTGTCCAAACCTTTGTGGTGGACTGCAGCAAACGGGAGGAgatctacagtgctgcagacaag GTGAAAAAGGAGATTGGGGACGTGACCATCCTGGTGAACAACGCTGGTGTGATTACAGCTGCCGACTTTCTCTCGACTCAGGACCACCAGATAGAAAGGATGTTTGAAGTCAACATTCTTGGTCACATGTGG ACCACGAGAGCTTTTCTGCCAGTCATGATGAACAACAACTACGGGCACATTGTCACAGTGGCTTCAGCTGCAGGTCATTTTGTGATTCCTTTCATGGTGGCATATTG CTCAAGCAAGTTTGCTGCAGTTGGATTTCATAAAGCTCTGACAGAGGAGCTGTCTGCCCTGGGAAAGGATGGAATAAAAACAACGTGCCTTTGTCCAGTTTTTATAAACACTGGATTTGTCAAAAACCCCACTGTAAG GCTTGGAAAGATTTTGGAGATTGAAGAAGTTGTAGAGGCTCTGATGGAAGGAATAGTGACCAACCAGAAAATGGTTTTTGTTCCATCAAATCAGAGTGTTGGTTTACTGCTTGAAAg GGTGTTTCCAGAACGTGCCCTGAATCTTCTCAGGAAGATGACTGATGTCAAGTTTGATGCAGTCATTGGGCAGAGAAGCACCCAGTGA